The following coding sequences are from one Arthrobacter sp. 24S4-2 window:
- the hutG gene encoding formimidoylglutamase, with translation MPHTALTVDIPPLTWTGRFDGDSAEHRRWWQAIKPYRHEPAALQPEDASPRTRPAVVLGFSSDAGVLRNKGRVGAAAAPAAIRAALAPLAFHLPREVFDAGDVTVRDNALEAGQVRAGLAISEMLDAGNLTVVLGGGHETAFASYLGVAGSAAVRDGRRLGVLNLDAHFDLRDAPEPSSGTPFLQMARAEEAAERKLNYAVVGISEPNNTRTLFNTAKRLGAKYLLDEDCSAEATRNFVADFLDTVDVLYLTIDLDVLPAAVAPGVSAPAAYGVPLPVISAVCRQVAASGKLLHLDVAELNPKFDIDQRTARVAARLVNTLLG, from the coding sequence ATGCCTCACACAGCCCTCACTGTCGATATCCCGCCGCTGACCTGGACGGGCAGGTTCGACGGCGACAGCGCCGAGCACCGCCGCTGGTGGCAGGCCATCAAGCCGTACCGCCACGAGCCCGCTGCCCTCCAGCCCGAAGACGCATCGCCCCGCACGCGTCCCGCCGTCGTCCTCGGTTTCAGCAGCGACGCCGGAGTGCTCCGCAACAAGGGCCGCGTGGGTGCCGCCGCGGCCCCCGCCGCCATCCGCGCCGCCCTTGCGCCGCTCGCCTTCCACCTCCCCCGCGAGGTGTTCGACGCCGGCGACGTCACTGTCAGGGACAATGCGCTGGAGGCCGGCCAGGTCCGTGCCGGGCTGGCAATATCTGAAATGCTCGACGCCGGCAACCTCACCGTGGTGCTGGGCGGCGGCCACGAAACAGCGTTCGCCAGTTACCTCGGCGTGGCCGGTTCGGCAGCCGTGCGGGACGGCAGGCGCCTGGGCGTGCTGAACCTGGACGCGCACTTCGACCTTCGCGACGCTCCCGAGCCGTCCTCGGGCACGCCGTTCCTGCAGATGGCCCGCGCGGAGGAGGCCGCCGAGCGCAAGCTGAACTACGCCGTCGTCGGGATTTCCGAGCCCAACAACACCCGCACGCTGTTCAACACCGCCAAACGGCTGGGGGCGAAATACCTTCTCGACGAGGACTGCTCGGCGGAGGCCACCCGGAACTTCGTGGCCGATTTCCTGGACACCGTGGACGTCCTCTACCTGACCATCGACCTGGATGTGCTGCCCGCCGCGGTGGCGCCGGGGGTCAGCGCTCCGGCGGCCTACGGCGTGCCGCTGCCGGTGATCAGCGCCGTCTGCCGGCAGGTGGCTGCCAGCGGAAAACTGCTGCATCTGGACGTCGCCGAGCTGAACCCGAAGTTC